One Thermus hydrothermalis genomic region harbors:
- a CDS encoding FtsQ-type POTRA domain-containing protein, protein MKLVRALFLLLLLGTLHVGSLVLFPVEEVEVVGLRHLEEKAVLAKARLHPGDPWLWVLPSRLSPLLQDPWVAEARLEKPKPGVVRLFLREREPFLPLAGGAALATDGTLLPGGAPYAPGPRVEGKGPLPTQSLLALARAYPKAKRIRYTPAGFYVELPGTTLFAASAELLLEYAQATWPQGHVYLYSWGVSLRP, encoded by the coding sequence ATGAAGCTAGTGCGCGCCCTCTTCCTCCTCCTTCTCCTCGGCACCCTCCACGTGGGAAGCCTGGTCCTATTCCCGGTGGAGGAGGTGGAGGTGGTGGGCTTACGCCACCTCGAGGAAAAAGCCGTTTTGGCCAAGGCCCGCCTCCACCCGGGAGACCCCTGGCTTTGGGTCCTCCCCTCCCGCCTCTCCCCTCTCCTCCAGGACCCCTGGGTGGCGGAGGCCCGCCTGGAGAAGCCCAAACCCGGGGTGGTGCGCCTTTTCCTGCGGGAGCGGGAACCCTTCCTCCCCCTGGCAGGGGGCGCCGCCTTAGCCACGGACGGCACCCTCCTCCCGGGCGGGGCCCCGTACGCCCCGGGGCCTCGGGTGGAGGGAAAGGGTCCCTTGCCCACCCAAAGCCTCTTGGCCCTGGCCCGGGCTTACCCGAAGGCCAAGCGCATCCGCTATACCCCGGCAGGCTTTTACGTGGAGCTTCCTGGCACCACCCTCTTTGCCGCAAGCGCTGAACTTCTGCTAGAGTATGCGCAAGCGACCTGGCCCCAGGGCCACGTGTACCTGTATTCTTGGGGGGTGAGTTTACGCCCATGA
- the ftsA gene encoding cell division protein FtsA — MIIAGLDVGTSKVTTVIGELAPDGVLDIIGEGTAPSQGMRRGVVVNLERTTEAIRQSVHQAERVAGVRVERVVLSVGGPHLRSVTSHGLAAIRRGQSITEADVERAVEQAKAYPFDAEQELLHALPLEFKVDGQEGIRDPVGMAGVRLEVDVHLIAAGRGPLANLRRAVEAAGLEVEALVAQPLASGLGVLGPDEEHMTVLLLDVGGGTTDVAVFREGRLAHSAVLPLGGDHVSQDIAQLLKIPFEEAERVKRKYGAALPELADPELVLEINQEGGSLGEVPAPELARIIRPRLREILHLARQSVDEAIGPLEIKVNRVVLTGGTALLRGFDLLARQQYSLPVRLGKPQGVSGLTDVVATPAHATAVGLVRHGATLPVRMAEPKRPQKKEKRQETGKSEGLWARIKEILNNLF, encoded by the coding sequence ATGATTATCGCAGGATTGGACGTCGGCACCAGCAAGGTTACCACCGTCATCGGGGAGCTCGCCCCCGATGGCGTCCTGGACATTATCGGCGAGGGCACCGCCCCTTCCCAGGGCATGCGGCGGGGCGTGGTGGTGAACCTGGAGCGCACCACGGAGGCCATCCGCCAAAGCGTCCACCAGGCGGAGCGGGTGGCCGGGGTACGGGTGGAACGGGTGGTCCTCTCCGTGGGAGGGCCCCACCTAAGGAGCGTCACCAGCCACGGCCTGGCCGCCATCCGCCGCGGGCAGAGCATCACGGAGGCGGACGTGGAGCGGGCCGTGGAGCAGGCCAAGGCCTACCCCTTTGACGCCGAGCAGGAACTCCTCCACGCCCTGCCCCTGGAGTTCAAGGTGGACGGGCAGGAGGGGATCCGGGACCCCGTGGGCATGGCGGGGGTGCGCCTCGAGGTGGACGTCCACCTGATCGCCGCCGGGCGGGGGCCTTTGGCCAACCTCCGCCGGGCGGTGGAGGCGGCGGGGCTAGAGGTGGAAGCCCTGGTGGCCCAGCCCCTGGCGAGCGGCCTGGGCGTCCTAGGCCCCGACGAGGAGCACATGACCGTCCTCCTCTTGGACGTGGGCGGGGGGACCACGGACGTGGCCGTCTTCCGGGAAGGTAGGCTCGCCCACTCCGCCGTCTTGCCCCTCGGGGGGGACCACGTGAGCCAGGACATCGCCCAGCTCCTCAAGATCCCCTTTGAGGAGGCGGAGAGGGTCAAGCGCAAGTACGGGGCGGCGCTTCCGGAGCTCGCCGACCCCGAGCTCGTCTTGGAGATTAACCAGGAAGGGGGCTCCTTGGGCGAGGTGCCGGCGCCGGAGCTTGCCCGCATCATCCGGCCCAGGCTCCGGGAAATCCTCCACCTGGCCCGCCAGTCCGTGGACGAAGCCATAGGGCCTTTGGAGATCAAGGTGAACCGCGTGGTCCTCACGGGGGGCACCGCCCTTCTCCGGGGGTTTGACCTTTTGGCCCGGCAACAGTACAGCCTCCCCGTGCGCCTGGGCAAACCCCAGGGCGTCTCCGGCCTCACCGACGTGGTGGCCACCCCCGCCCACGCCACCGCCGTGGGCCTGGTCCGCCACGGAGCCACCTTGCCCGTGCGCATGGCGGAGCCCAAACGCCCGCAGAAAAAGGAAAAACGGCAAGAAACCGGCAAATCCGAGGGCCTCTGGGCCCGCATCAAGGAAATTCTCAACAATCTATTTTGA
- a CDS encoding UDP-N-acetylmuramate dehydrogenase — protein MKVERVLLRDYTTLGVGGPAELWTVETREDLKRATEAPYRILGNGSNLLVMDEGVPERVIRLAGEFQAYDLRGWVGAGALLPLLVQEAARAGLSGLEGLLGIPAQVGGAVKMNAGTRFGEMADALEVVEIFHDGAFHLYRPEELGFGYRQSRLPPGGIVTRVRLRLKERPVEEILKRMAEVDAARKGQPKRRSAGCAFKNPPGQSAGRLIDQRGLKGLRVGDAMVSLEHGNFIVNLGQATAKDVLALVQRIQEELPLELEWEVWP, from the coding sequence GTGAAGGTTGAGCGGGTGCTCCTAAGGGACTACACCACCCTGGGCGTGGGGGGGCCGGCGGAGCTTTGGACGGTGGAAACCCGGGAAGACCTCAAGCGGGCCACCGAGGCCCCCTACCGCATCCTGGGCAACGGCTCCAACCTCCTGGTGATGGACGAGGGGGTGCCGGAAAGGGTGATCCGCCTAGCCGGCGAGTTCCAGGCCTACGACCTAAGGGGATGGGTGGGGGCGGGCGCGCTCCTCCCCCTCCTCGTCCAGGAGGCAGCCCGGGCCGGGCTTTCGGGGCTAGAGGGGCTTCTCGGCATCCCCGCCCAGGTGGGAGGGGCGGTGAAGATGAACGCCGGCACCCGCTTCGGCGAGATGGCGGACGCCCTGGAGGTGGTGGAGATCTTCCACGACGGGGCCTTCCACCTCTACCGGCCGGAGGAGCTCGGCTTCGGCTACCGGCAAAGCCGCCTGCCCCCTGGGGGCATCGTGACCCGGGTGCGCCTCAGGCTCAAGGAGCGGCCCGTGGAGGAAATCCTCAAGCGCATGGCCGAGGTGGACGCCGCCCGCAAAGGGCAGCCCAAGCGGAGGAGCGCGGGGTGCGCCTTCAAGAACCCTCCAGGCCAGTCGGCGGGGCGGCTCATTGACCAAAGGGGCCTTAAGGGCCTACGGGTGGGGGACGCCATGGTATCCCTGGAACACGGCAACTTCATCGTCAACCTGGGACAGGCCACGGCCAAGGACGTGCTGGCGCTTGTGCAACGCATCCAGGAAGAGCTTCCCCTGGAGCTGGAGTGGGAGGTGTGGCCTTGA